Within the Dolichospermum compactum NIES-806 genome, the region GAACTTTCTTAGCTACTGACTTAGTAACTGGAAAATCGGTAATTGTCAAGTTACTTGCTTTTAGTAGTGATTTTGAATGGGATGATCTCAAATTATTTGAGAGAGAAGCCCAAACATTAAAATCTTTATCACATCCCCGTATTCCTCTTTACTTAGACTATTTTGAGGTTAATTCCCATACATATAAAGGATTTGCCCTGGTTCAGACTTATATCCCAGCCCAAACCTTAGAACAATATTTACAAACTGGGAGAAAATTTACAGAAATTGAAGTTAAAGAAATTGCTTCATCCGTTTTAGAGATTCTTATATATTTACATGATTTAAATCCACCAGTTATCCATCGTGATCTTAAGCCTAGCAATATTTTATTAGGAGAGCGATCGGGCAATAGTGTCGGTCCAGTTTATTTAGTAGATTTTGGTTCAGTCCAGACCGTCCTAGCAGCAGAAGGAGGGACAAAAACTATTGTCGGAACTTATGGTTATATGCCACAGGAACAGTTTGGAGGGCGTACCGTTCCCGCTTCTGACCTTTATAGTTTGGGTGCGACTTTAGTATATTTAGTGACAGGAACTCACCCGGCAGATTTACCCCAAAAGGATTTTCGCATTCACTTTCAGCAAGTTGCTAATCTTAGTCCTAGTTTTGCTAACTGGTTAGAGTTGATGACAGAACCTATTTTAGAAAAAAGATTTAGTTCTGCAAGTGAAGCCTTATCTAGGTTGCAAAATAATTTTTCAGAAGTAATTATGCCATCAGAATCTAAACGAGGTGATTGGCATTGGGATCAAAATAATTGGATTTCCCAACAACAGCAGCAAGATAAACCAGCGGGTAGTAAAGTTAAGCTTACAAAAAATGGAGATGCTTTAGAGATTATTATTCCTCCTGTGGGCTTTCAATCCTCAACAGTGTTTATAGGGTTTTTTGCTACATTTTGGAATTCATTTATCTTAGTTTGGACTATTGGCGTTCTTTCTGCACCTTTTCCCGCTAATATACCCTTTGCTTTGTTCTCTCTACCTTTTTGGGGCGTAGGTTTTTCGATGATTTACGGTATAGTATACGGCTTATTTGGCGGTGTCAGCATCCATATAGATCAGCAACAAATTTCTTTTAATCACCAGTTAGGGAAATGGAAAATTCCTCGTCGTCGTTCAGCTTCTAGGGAAAGTATTAATAAACTTGTTTATACACCCCAATATTTTACTAAAGACTCCGACGGAGATAAAACTCAAGTACCTGCAAAATTGGTAATTTGGGCAGGGGTAGAAAAATTTGAGTTTGGTGTTAATAAATTTACTATTAAATCCGAAGCAGAATTAGAATGGTTAGCTAGAGAATTGAGTCAGTGGTTAGATATGCCAATTAGGACGGAATAAATTCTCTAGTTAATTAGATTGAGTCAAAAAGGAAAATCATCATGTTTGGATTAGGATGGCCGGAAATAGTGATAATTACCATAGTTGCAATTTTGATTTTTGGACCGAAGAAAATTCCTGAATTGGGAGGAGTCTTAGGAAAAAGTCTGAGAAATTTCCAGGAAGGGATGAAAAAATCTGATAAAGATGATCATTCAGACAAAGAAAACTTAGATTAGGCAAAATAACCAAAAATAATTAGATCCCAGACTTTACTAAAAAATCGGGGATCTTTGTGATCAACAGAAAAAATATGAAACTTTTTATTTTCTTTTTCTCATATTCACCACTATAGGTTTTAGAAACGACTTCTAAATCGACTTCGCTCGATAACCACCTGATTTGTGACAGTTAAATATTGAGGCAGGCAAGATGCCCACCCCACAAGATGATAGAATTATCTAAACTACAGCTTTCTCCAAAATCAATTTAGAACGCTTCATTTTTTCAGGAATAGCCACAGGATAATCACCAGTAAAACAAGCTGAACAAAAACTATTAGTATCTTCTCTGGTTGTTTCTAGCATTCCTTCCCAACTTAAATAAGCGAGACTATCAACTTGTAATTGTTTGGCTATTTCTTCGACTGACTTTGTAGCAGCAATTAATTGGTCTTGGGTATCGGTATCAATACCATAGAAGCAAGGATGGGTGACTGGGGGAGAAGAAATTCTCATGTGGACTTCGGCTACACCGGCATCACGCAAGGCTTGTACGAGTTTGCGGCTAGTAGTTCCCCGGACAATGGAATCATCAATAATTACAACTCGCTTACTGAATAAGACATCTTTGAGGGGGTTAAGTTTCATTTTAATCCCTGACTCGCGCATGGCTTGGGTAGGCTGAATAAAGGTGCGGCCGACGTAGCGATTTTTAATCAATCCCTCACCGTAAGCTATACCAGAGGCTTGGGAAAAGCCTATGGCGGCAGGGATACCAGAATCAGGGACACCGAAGACTAAATCGGCTTCTACGGGGGATTCCGCTGCCATTTTCCGTCCTAACCGCATTCGATAACTGTAT harbors:
- a CDS encoding serine/threonine protein kinase codes for the protein MNREILANRYEVQQQLGKKAGRRTFLATDLVTGKSVIVKLLAFSSDFEWDDLKLFEREAQTLKSLSHPRIPLYLDYFEVNSHTYKGFALVQTYIPAQTLEQYLQTGRKFTEIEVKEIASSVLEILIYLHDLNPPVIHRDLKPSNILLGERSGNSVGPVYLVDFGSVQTVLAAEGGTKTIVGTYGYMPQEQFGGRTVPASDLYSLGATLVYLVTGTHPADLPQKDFRIHFQQVANLSPSFANWLELMTEPILEKRFSSASEALSRLQNNFSEVIMPSESKRGDWHWDQNNWISQQQQQDKPAGSKVKLTKNGDALEIIIPPVGFQSSTVFIGFFATFWNSFILVWTIGVLSAPFPANIPFALFSLPFWGVGFSMIYGIVYGLFGGVSIHIDQQQISFNHQLGKWKIPRRRSASRESINKLVYTPQYFTKDSDGDKTQVPAKLVIWAGVEKFEFGVNKFTIKSEAELEWLARELSQWLDMPIRTE
- the tatA gene encoding twin-arginine translocase TatA/TatE family subunit, producing the protein MFGLGWPEIVIITIVAILIFGPKKIPELGGVLGKSLRNFQEGMKKSDKDDHSDKENLD